A single Triticum dicoccoides isolate Atlit2015 ecotype Zavitan chromosome 2A, WEW_v2.0, whole genome shotgun sequence DNA region contains:
- the LOC119359055 gene encoding uncharacterized protein LOC119359055 has product MGEECKGAGADVNAGVDPAAIEKLYEDVPPMPLMALNHISRLCKSVDASVRFYVKALGFVLIHRPPALDFSGAWLFNYGIGIHLVQRDDARRAADVNPGELDPMDNHISFQCEDMGAMERRLKEMGIRYMKRTINEEEGSPIDQLFFKDPDGFMIEICNCENLELVPAGALGRLRLPRDRHNPPLRMDGADE; this is encoded by the exons ATGGGAGAAGAGTGCAAGGGCGCGGGGGCGGACGTGAACGCCGGCGTCGACCCGGCGGCGATCGAGAAGCTGTACGAGGACGTGCCGCCGATGCCGCTGATGGCGCTGAACCACATCTCGCGCCTCTGCAAGTCCGTCGACGCCTCCGTCCGGTTCTACGTCAAGGCGCTCGGCTTCGTCCTCATCCACCGCCCTCCCGCGCTCGACTTCTCCGGCGCCTg GCTGTTCAACTACGGCATCGGGATCCATCTCGTCCAGAGAGACGACGCGCGACGGGCCGCCGACGTCAACCCCGGTGAGCTCGACCCCATGGACAACCACATCTCGTTCCAG TGCGAGGACATGGGCGCGATGGAGAGGAGGCTGAAAGAGATGGGGATCAGGTACATGAAGAGGACTATCAACGAGGAGGAGGGTTCGCCGATCGACCAGCTCTTCTTCAAGGACCCCGATGGCTTCATGATCGAGATCTGCAACTGCGAGAACCTCGAGCTCGTCCCCGCCGGCGCGCTCGGCCGCCTCAGGCTGCCGCGCGACCGCCACAACCCGCCGCTCCGGATGGACGGCGCCGACGAGTAG
- the LOC119353501 gene encoding 3-oxoacyl-[acyl-carrier-protein] synthase I, chloroplastic-like, with product MQNLLLPNAAAAAPWCAQPRRRPSRLSVRASASSPSAPRRETDPRKRVVITGMAVVSVFGNDVDAYYARLLAGESGVGAIDSFDASGFPTRFAAQIRGFSSEGYVDAKLDRRLDDCHRYALVASKKALESACLAAGSSAMEKVDKERAGVIVGSGMGGITAFSDGVENLVTKGYRKISPFCIPHAITNTSSAMIAMDAAVGFRGPNYSISTACATSNHCFHSAADQIRLGRADVMVAGGTEAAIIPIGLGGFVACRALSQRNDDPGTASRPWDKDRDGFVMGEGAGILVMESLEHAMRRDAPILAEYLGGAVNSNAYHMTNPRPDGCGVSVCIRQSLENAGVAPEEVNYINAHATSTPAGDLAEVNALKQVFKDPSRIKLNATKSMIGHSLGAAGGLEAIATIKAITTGWVHPTINQFNPEPEVDQFNTVRSVKQQHEVHVGISNSFGFGGQNSVVVFAPFKS from the exons ATGCAAAACCTGCTTCTCCccaatgccgccgccgccgcgccctggtGCGCGCAGCCGCGGCGGCGGCCATCCCGCCTCTCCGTGCGCGCCTCGGCGTCGTCACCGTCGGCGCCTCGGCGGGAGACCGACCCGAGGAAGCGGGTGGTGATCACGGGGATGGCCGTGGTGTCCGTGTTCGGGAACGACGTGGACGCGTACTATGCCCGGCTCCTCGCCGGGGAGAGCGGCGTCGGCGCCATCGACAGCTTCGACGCCTCCGGGTTCCCCACCCGCTTCGCCGCCCAGATCCGCGGCTTCTCCTCCGAGGGCTACGTCGACGCCAAGCTCGACCGCCGCCTCGACGACTGCCACCGCTACGCCCTCGTCGCCTCCAAGAAGGCCCTCGAGTCCGCCTGCCTCGCCGCCGGGTCCAGCGCCATGGAGAAGGTCGACAAAGAACGTGCCGGCGTGATCGTCGGGTCCGGCATGGGCGGCAtcacggccttctccgacggcgtcgaGAACCTCGTGACCAAGGGGTACAGGAAGATATCTCCCTTCTGCATCCCGCACGCCATCACCAACACGAGCTCCGCCATGATCGCCATGGACGCGGCCGTCGGCTTCCGGGGCCCTAACTACTCGATCTCCACGGCATGTGCCACCTCCAACCACTGCTTCCACAGCGCCGCCGACCAGATCCGGTTGGGCCGAGCCGACGTCATGGTCGCCGGTGGCACCGAAGCCGCCATCATTCCAATAGGGCTCGGCGGGTTCGTGGCGTGCAGAGCGCTGTCGCAGAGGAACGACGACCCCGGCACGGCGTCGAGGCCGTGGGACAAGGACCGCGATGGCTTTGTCATGGGCGAAGGAGCCGGAATACTG GTCATGGAAAGCCTCGAGCATGCAATGAGACGCGACGCTCCGATTCTGGCGGAGTACTTGGGAGGCGCCGTAAACAGCAACGCTTACCACATGACTAATCCGAGACCAGATGGCTGCGGCGTGTCGGTGTGCATCAGGCAGAGCCTTGAAAACGCAGGCGTCGCACCAGAGGAG GTCAATTACATAAATGCTCATGCAACCTCAACCCCCGCTGGAGATCTTGCAGAGGTGAATGCTTTGAAGCAAGTTTTCAAGGACCCATCTCGGATTAAACTGAACGCAACCAAG TCAATGATAGGGCATTCCCTAGGTGCAGCGGGCGGTTTGGAGGCCATCGCTACCATCAAAGCAATAACCACCGGATGGGTGCATCCTACTATAAACCAATTT AACCCAG